A stretch of the Deltaproteobacteria bacterium genome encodes the following:
- a CDS encoding MFS transporter: protein MPRERETQRSTPLYGWYVLASSFVILFFNSGARYSFGVTFKPMITEFGWDRGSISLVFFLNMTLYALSLTLVGKAYDRYGPKWVILVSTVFVSSGYGLISRIGTIWQFCISYGVIAAIGLGGPSVTLMAAITSKWFEKWRGAAISLALSGNSIGQFVLVPIITLVVSRYGWRTSYLLISLIMFGVNTVLAFSVIRGDPEDLGYRPFGSQHMGEVANPEEGPPSNGPPHDMSLREAMGTPSFWFFLVVMFICGSGDFLVTTHLIPWVTDYGISPFTAGHMLAWLGLMSLAGMLVAGPVSDLFGNKIPIALTFLLRSFLFLLILKYQNLFSFYVFALAFGFTLLITAPLNATLMGKLYGFSHVGLITGFITTIHHLGGGFWAYMGGRIFDRTGGYGLAFFLSAVMALVAMLAALLITEKRHRPLR, encoded by the coding sequence ATGCCCCGAGAACGAGAAACCCAAAGGTCTACTCCCCTTTACGGATGGTACGTACTGGCTTCTTCCTTTGTAATCCTCTTTTTCAACTCGGGAGCCCGTTACTCCTTCGGAGTTACATTCAAGCCTATGATCACGGAATTCGGATGGGATCGAGGTTCGATCTCCCTTGTCTTCTTCCTCAATATGACCCTCTACGCTCTCTCTCTCACCCTCGTCGGTAAGGCTTACGACCGGTATGGCCCGAAGTGGGTCATCCTCGTTTCCACGGTCTTTGTTTCTTCGGGATACGGGCTTATCTCTCGTATCGGAACCATTTGGCAGTTCTGTATCTCTTACGGAGTGATAGCAGCCATCGGCTTGGGGGGACCATCTGTGACCCTTATGGCGGCGATCACGAGCAAGTGGTTCGAAAAATGGAGAGGCGCCGCCATCAGTCTGGCCCTCTCCGGGAATTCCATCGGGCAGTTCGTCCTGGTTCCCATCATCACCCTGGTCGTCTCGCGTTATGGATGGAGAACCTCCTACCTTCTGATCAGCCTGATCATGTTCGGGGTGAACACGGTTCTCGCCTTCTCGGTCATCAGGGGTGACCCTGAGGATCTCGGCTACAGGCCCTTCGGCTCTCAACATATGGGCGAGGTCGCCAACCCGGAAGAGGGGCCTCCGTCCAACGGGCCGCCTCACGACATGAGCCTCCGTGAGGCCATGGGGACGCCTTCTTTCTGGTTCTTCCTGGTGGTGATGTTCATCTGCGGGAGCGGAGATTTCCTGGTTACCACCCACCTGATCCCATGGGTCACAGATTATGGTATCTCTCCTTTCACAGCGGGTCATATGTTGGCCTGGCTCGGCCTGATGAGCCTGGCCGGGATGCTGGTGGCCGGGCCCGTCTCGGATCTTTTCGGAAACAAGATCCCCATAGCCCTAACCTTTCTGCTCCGCTCGTTTCTCTTCCTCCTGATCTTGAAATATCAGAACCTTTTCTCCTTCTATGTCTTTGCCCTTGCCTTTGGGTTCACCCTGCTGATCACCGCCCCACTCAATGCCACGCTCATGGGGAAACTCTATGGATTTTCTCACGTCGGGCTGATTACCGGTTTCATAACCACCATCCATCATCTGGGAGGGGGGTTTTGGGCCTATATGGGAGGGCGGATCTTTGATCGAACCGGGGGTTACGGATTGGCCTTCTTCCTCTCCGCGGTGATGGCTCTTGTCGCCATGCTGGCCGCTTTACTCATAACCGAGAAGAGACACCGACCTCTCCGATAG
- a CDS encoding DUF401 family protein: MDLVALLPLLKITCVLGLVILLIRLSSRIGLALGIGAGILGLAFSMSPSEMLAVSLGTLLSSQSLLLTLVVTLIVILSASLEHLGHLRELLVRFKNRLGERRWGLVAFPALIGLLPMPGGAVFSAPMLDSFDTGKKLIPSLKSFLNYWYRHIWEYWWPLYPALLLMCAIVQVNLWHYILLALPMTAIAMLAGLPQLMQISEPLGEDPSRVEPKDGSTVWSALSPLLLAIVPGVGFALFLQFGGASRRWLALPKETGLVIGLLAAIGWAWWDRGIRIHQARQILLDSKLPRMWFAVAGVFLFKGIMEGSGAAHEVGVILFNLKVPLVLVIVFLPMVLGIISGWTIAFVGTAFPILAPLIQGAGAADIKLPLTLLAFVSGFTGVILSPVHLCLILSNEYFQAPWSKVYGRLWLPALMVLGGGIIYFAVLRMLIG; encoded by the coding sequence ATGGATCTCGTCGCTCTGCTTCCACTTCTCAAGATCACCTGCGTGCTCGGGCTGGTTATCTTGCTGATCCGCCTCTCGTCCCGTATCGGTCTCGCCCTCGGCATCGGGGCCGGGATCCTGGGCCTCGCCTTCTCCATGAGTCCCTCCGAGATGCTCGCGGTCTCTCTCGGGACCCTGCTTAGCAGCCAGTCTCTGCTCCTGACTCTCGTCGTCACCTTGATCGTCATATTGAGTGCGTCCCTGGAACACCTCGGCCATCTGCGCGAACTGCTCGTGAGATTCAAGAACCGCCTGGGAGAAAGGCGCTGGGGGCTGGTGGCTTTCCCGGCTCTTATCGGACTGCTTCCCATGCCTGGAGGGGCGGTCTTCTCCGCCCCCATGCTTGATTCGTTTGACACGGGGAAAAAGCTGATCCCCTCATTGAAGAGTTTTCTCAACTATTGGTACCGTCATATCTGGGAATACTGGTGGCCCCTGTATCCCGCCTTGCTCCTCATGTGTGCGATCGTGCAGGTCAACCTCTGGCATTACATTCTCTTGGCTCTGCCCATGACAGCCATCGCAATGTTGGCCGGACTTCCCCAGCTGATGCAGATCTCCGAACCTCTGGGAGAAGACCCCTCCCGGGTCGAGCCTAAAGATGGTTCAACTGTGTGGAGCGCGCTCTCCCCTCTCTTGCTTGCCATCGTGCCCGGTGTGGGCTTTGCCCTTTTCCTGCAGTTTGGCGGTGCAAGTCGCCGGTGGCTCGCCCTGCCCAAGGAGACGGGCCTTGTGATCGGGCTCCTCGCCGCCATTGGGTGGGCCTGGTGGGACCGGGGCATCAGGATTCACCAGGCAAGGCAGATTCTGCTGGACTCAAAACTGCCGAGAATGTGGTTCGCCGTGGCTGGAGTCTTTCTCTTCAAGGGGATCATGGAGGGAAGTGGTGCTGCTCATGAGGTGGGGGTGATACTGTTCAATCTCAAGGTCCCCTTGGTGTTGGTAATAGTATTTCTCCCTATGGTTCTCGGTATAATCTCGGGCTGGACCATAGCTTTCGTTGGCACGGCCTTTCCAATACTGGCTCCCCTCATCCAAGGAGCAGGAGCCGCGGACATCAAGCTTCCACTGACCCTCCTGGCATTCGTCTCTGGATTCACCGGGGTTATCCTCTCACCGGTCCATCTCTGCCTGATCCTGAGCAACGAGTATTTCCAGGCCCCGTGGTCAAAGGTGTACGGCCGCCTCTGGCTTCCGGCACTGATGGTTCTGGGAGGTGGAATCATCTACTTTGCGGTCTTGAGAATGCTTATCGGTTGA
- a CDS encoding ABC transporter ATP-binding protein, whose protein sequence is MEELLEVRNIKKHFPVRKGFVDKLLAREQRFVRAVDGVSFSIRKGEVLGLVGESGCGKTTTGRLVLRLLEPTSGEVLYKGRSIFSYSKKEMQDMREKLQIIFQDPYASLSPRMAIGRAIEHPLLIHNHRRGADPVQATLTMMEKVGLTPALFLYKKYPHQLSGGQRQRVVIARALVTGPEFIVADEPIAMADVSVRALILELMVKLKEEFDLTYLFITHDLATCKYICDRIAIMYLGKIVEIGPLEEVFRKPLHPYTDMLLAAVPVPDPKFRRTRPIPKGEIPSPIDPPPGCRFHPRCPSARSMCSVHEPELVEVEQDHWVACHV, encoded by the coding sequence ATGGAAGAGCTCCTGGAAGTCAGGAACATCAAGAAACACTTTCCTGTTCGGAAGGGGTTTGTGGACAAACTCCTAGCAAGGGAGCAGAGGTTTGTGAGGGCTGTGGACGGCGTCTCTTTCTCTATCAGAAAGGGAGAGGTCCTCGGCCTGGTAGGTGAAAGCGGGTGTGGCAAGACAACCACGGGAAGGCTTGTACTGCGACTTCTGGAACCCACCTCGGGAGAGGTGCTCTACAAGGGGAGGTCGATATTCTCCTATTCGAAGAAAGAGATGCAAGACATGAGGGAGAAGCTGCAGATCATCTTCCAGGATCCCTATGCATCGCTAAGTCCTAGGATGGCCATCGGCAGGGCCATTGAGCATCCCCTTCTCATTCACAACCATCGCCGTGGGGCTGATCCGGTGCAGGCCACCCTCACCATGATGGAAAAGGTCGGCCTCACACCTGCCCTGTTCCTTTACAAGAAGTACCCCCATCAGCTCTCCGGGGGGCAGCGCCAGCGGGTCGTGATCGCCAGGGCTCTGGTCACCGGTCCGGAGTTCATAGTGGCCGATGAACCTATTGCCATGGCCGACGTCTCCGTGAGGGCGCTGATACTCGAGCTGATGGTGAAATTGAAAGAGGAGTTCGATCTGACCTATCTTTTCATCACCCATGATCTGGCCACATGCAAGTACATCTGCGATCGCATTGCCATCATGTATTTGGGAAAGATAGTCGAGATCGGCCCCCTGGAAGAGGTCTTCAGAAAGCCCCTTCACCCTTACACCGACATGCTTCTGGCTGCTGTACCAGTCCCTGATCCCAAGTTTCGGAGGACCCGTCCCATTCCCAAAGGAGAGATTCCGAGTCCGATCGATCCTCCCCCGGGGTGCCGCTTCCATCCTCGATGCCCCTCTGCGAGATCGATGTGCAGCGTTCACGAACCCGAACTGGTGGAGGTGGAGCAGGATCACTGGGTAGCCTGCCACGTGTAG
- a CDS encoding metallophosphoesterase produces the protein MDIFGPQWRNHEERLFENWSRTVRPDDTVLVAGDLSWALKLDQAIVDLERLGKLPGTKILVRGNHDYWWSSRAKVNAVLPQGMIAINASAWTRDRLSVVGTRGWNIPGAARFDDRDERIYLREVNRLRIALEQVPQREDRKLVAVLHYPPLTRAVLSSGFTELLETFQVAACVYAHLHGDDQKIAFQGTRNGVTYIFAACDYLDFQPVELEL, from the coding sequence ATGGACATCTTTGGCCCCCAGTGGAGGAACCACGAAGAAAGACTTTTTGAGAACTGGAGCAGGACTGTAAGGCCGGACGATACGGTTCTCGTCGCCGGCGACCTGTCCTGGGCCCTCAAGCTCGACCAAGCCATAGTCGACCTGGAGAGGCTCGGGAAGCTGCCTGGGACCAAGATCCTTGTCCGCGGCAATCACGACTACTGGTGGTCTTCCAGAGCCAAGGTGAACGCGGTGCTGCCGCAAGGCATGATCGCGATCAACGCCAGCGCCTGGACTCGAGACAGGCTTTCCGTTGTTGGAACCCGGGGATGGAACATCCCTGGGGCAGCCAGATTCGACGATAGAGACGAGAGAATCTATCTCAGGGAGGTGAACCGTCTGAGAATCGCCCTTGAACAAGTTCCACAAAGGGAGGATAGAAAGCTGGTGGCGGTACTCCACTATCCGCCTCTGACAAGAGCTGTCCTCTCTTCAGGATTCACCGAACTCCTTGAAACATTTCAGGTGGCCGCATGCGTGTACGCCCACCTCCACGGGGACGATCAGAAGATCGCCTTCCAGGGCACCCGCAACGGGGTGACTTACATTTTTGCGGCTTGCGACTATTTGGATTTTCAACCCGTCGAGCTTGAACTATGA
- a CDS encoding ABC transporter permease — MARGIHHFTGMGRKYGIEWWILVVGALIILSIVFMAVFPKTIAPFNPYDQNTGPQLAPPGGRHLMGTDNLQRDVWSRIVYGSQTILRVAVLAAVVSSAVGIPLGLISGFSGGILDRVLSLVMDSLYVFPGLILAIAFAAMLGPGVINITLAVAVIYIPTYFRLVRGQTLAVKEELYVEAARAIGAPGSTILAKYIFPNVIATTAVVFTLNVADAIMIEAALTYLGLGLPPSIVDWGMDLAMGKRFLPSGLWWLITFPGAMISLLALGFTMLGEGLAEILNPRLLER; from the coding sequence ATGGCTCGGGGGATACACCATTTCACCGGAATGGGGAGGAAATACGGGATCGAATGGTGGATCCTGGTTGTAGGAGCCTTGATTATTCTCTCCATCGTCTTCATGGCCGTTTTTCCGAAGACCATCGCCCCTTTCAACCCTTACGACCAGAACACGGGGCCCCAGTTGGCACCTCCCGGAGGCAGGCACCTCATGGGCACGGACAACCTCCAGCGGGACGTCTGGTCGAGAATCGTATATGGATCCCAGACGATTCTCCGTGTGGCGGTTCTGGCTGCGGTGGTCTCTTCGGCCGTGGGTATTCCTCTGGGCCTGATCTCCGGTTTTTCGGGAGGAATTCTTGACAGAGTTCTTTCCCTGGTCATGGACTCTCTCTATGTATTTCCAGGGTTGATACTGGCCATCGCCTTTGCCGCCATGCTCGGGCCGGGGGTGATCAACATCACACTGGCCGTGGCTGTGATCTATATACCCACCTACTTTCGTCTTGTCCGGGGTCAGACCCTGGCGGTGAAGGAGGAACTCTACGTCGAGGCGGCCAGGGCGATCGGCGCTCCGGGTTCCACAATTTTGGCCAAGTACATCTTCCCCAACGTGATCGCCACTACGGCAGTGGTATTTACCCTAAACGTGGCCGATGCCATCATGATCGAGGCGGCTCTCACATATCTCGGCCTCGGGCTCCCCCCTTCCATCGTCGACTGGGGCATGGACCTTGCCATGGGAAAGCGGTTTCTCCCTTCCGGGCTCTGGTGGCTGATCACCTTTCCCGGGGCGATGATTTCACTTCTCGCTCTCGGCTTTACCATGCTTGGCGAGGGCCTTGCCGAAATCCTCAACCCAAGGCTTTTGGAGCGGTAG
- a CDS encoding PilZ domain-containing protein, translated as MVARSVLYNQANRLVSAKTAEIGSGGIRIVSDLPLHKGHVFDFLIVLEGMGLKFKGTVVHTTSTADGRVVAGLSFDRGSSLSIRILEDYLKSHAPSFPMVDGPLDLDLSLPHSQGS; from the coding sequence GTGGTGGCCCGGTCAGTCCTTTACAACCAGGCCAACCGCCTGGTGTCAGCCAAGACAGCCGAGATAGGGTCAGGAGGCATCAGGATCGTCTCCGACCTGCCCCTCCACAAGGGGCACGTATTCGATTTTCTCATCGTCCTCGAAGGGATGGGCCTTAAGTTCAAGGGAACGGTGGTCCACACCACCTCGACAGCCGACGGCCGGGTCGTAGCCGGTCTCTCCTTTGACAGAGGTTCCAGCCTCTCCATAAGAATCTTGGAGGACTACCTGAAAAGCCATGCTCCCAGCTTTCCCATGGTTGATGGTCCTCTCGATTTGGATTTGTCTCTCCCTCACTCCCAGGGTTCATAA
- a CDS encoding alanine racemase, with amino-acid sequence MIRPTRAIVNLGAVAHNTRILKERIGSRVRLMAVVKADGYGHGAVPVAKAALTSGAEWLGVALVEEGIRLRQAGLTAPILVLGGIVPGAAERVLRHELTVSVFTPEVALAIDHAAAASGRKGVIHVKVDTGMGRLGLNPRDVPEFVLEMKRLKHIFIEGVFSHFASAEEADKSFSRKQLLRLINLRKDLEGRGIKIPLYHMANSAGTIELPESHLDMVRPGISLYGLYPSREVDHSLNLVPAMELTTRIVFLRELAEGTSVSYGRTFVTRRKSRIAVLPVGYGDGYPRLLSNRAEVLVCGRRAPVVGRICMDMTMVDVTDVPEAAAGREVVLFGRQRTERISVEEIAEKAGTINYEITCGITKRVPRHYRRARKPLPELFPRTG; translated from the coding sequence ATGATCAGGCCCACGAGGGCGATTGTTAATCTCGGTGCAGTGGCTCACAACACCAGGATCCTCAAGGAGCGTATCGGTTCCCGGGTCCGCCTCATGGCTGTGGTGAAGGCCGACGGTTACGGTCATGGCGCCGTCCCCGTGGCCAAGGCTGCTCTCACATCCGGGGCCGAATGGCTTGGGGTCGCTCTGGTTGAGGAGGGCATAAGGCTCAGACAAGCAGGGCTCACTGCTCCCATTCTGGTTCTCGGCGGTATAGTACCCGGGGCGGCAGAGCGGGTGCTCCGGCACGAGCTGACAGTCTCGGTCTTCACACCGGAGGTGGCCCTTGCCATCGACCACGCGGCCGCTGCATCCGGCCGGAAAGGGGTGATCCATGTCAAGGTCGACACGGGCATGGGCAGACTCGGCCTCAACCCCCGTGACGTCCCGGAGTTTGTACTGGAGATGAAGCGTCTGAAGCACATATTCATCGAAGGCGTATTCTCGCATTTCGCCTCGGCCGAGGAGGCAGACAAGTCTTTCAGTCGAAAGCAGCTTTTGCGGCTGATCAACCTCAGAAAGGATCTCGAGGGCCGAGGCATCAAGATCCCCCTCTACCACATGGCAAACAGCGCGGGGACGATCGAACTTCCCGAGAGTCACCTTGATATGGTACGTCCGGGAATTAGCCTTTACGGTCTCTATCCTTCCAGAGAAGTTGACCATTCCCTCAATTTGGTTCCTGCTATGGAGTTGACCACGCGGATTGTCTTCCTCCGGGAACTGGCGGAAGGGACGAGTGTCTCATACGGCCGAACCTTCGTGACTCGGCGCAAGAGCAGGATTGCGGTCCTTCCGGTGGGATACGGTGACGGATATCCACGGCTCCTTTCCAACAGGGCCGAGGTTTTGGTTTGCGGCAGGCGGGCACCCGTTGTGGGTCGTATCTGTATGGACATGACCATGGTTGACGTTACGGACGTTCCCGAAGCCGCTGCCGGCCGAGAGGTTGTCCTTTTCGGCAGGCAACGGACAGAGCGCATCTCAGTGGAGGAGATAGCAGAAAAGGCTGGAACCATCAACTACGAGATCACCTGCGGGATCACAAAAAGAGTCCCCAGACATTACCGCAGAGCCCGAAAGCCCCTGCCTGAGCTCTTCCCTAGGACCGGCTAG
- a CDS encoding ABC transporter ATP-binding protein, with protein MLEIEDLTVHFPIHIGTVCAVDSVDLRLEQGEVMGLVGETGCGKSTLGFSIVRLLRPPGRIVKGKILYHGRDIVKMDEKELLSLRGRRIAMIFQDPLTSLNPLFRIDRQFIETVLTHEPGLDRQAAFNRAERVLESLGISPDRLLEYPHQMSGGMRQRIMIGMGLILNPDLLIADEPTTSLDVIVEAQFLDLLNDLRRRYDLTILLITHNLGNVAQLADRITVMYGGSIAEVGPAESIFERPLHPYTRGLLSSIPNIKLEERKLTTMPGSPPDLVNPPPGCVFHPRCPSAMDICRREKPGVSRKDGHLVRCWLYG; from the coding sequence ATTCTGGAGATAGAAGACCTCACGGTCCACTTTCCCATCCATATCGGGACGGTTTGTGCGGTGGACAGCGTGGACCTGCGGCTGGAGCAGGGTGAGGTCATGGGACTGGTGGGAGAGACAGGCTGCGGCAAGTCGACTCTGGGGTTCTCGATTGTGAGACTCCTCAGGCCGCCTGGAAGAATCGTGAAAGGGAAGATCCTGTATCACGGCCGTGACATTGTCAAGATGGATGAGAAAGAGCTTCTATCCCTCAGGGGGAGAAGGATTGCCATGATCTTCCAGGATCCCCTCACATCTCTCAATCCTCTTTTCCGCATCGATCGGCAGTTCATCGAAACGGTCTTGACCCATGAGCCCGGGCTGGACAGGCAGGCGGCGTTCAACAGGGCCGAGAGGGTTTTGGAAAGCCTCGGTATTTCACCTGACAGGCTTCTCGAATATCCCCACCAGATGTCAGGAGGGATGCGCCAACGTATCATGATCGGAATGGGACTCATCCTGAACCCGGACCTGTTGATCGCCGATGAACCCACAACGTCCCTTGACGTGATCGTAGAGGCCCAGTTTCTCGACCTCCTGAACGATCTGCGGAGAAGGTACGATTTGACGATCCTGCTGATTACCCACAACCTCGGCAATGTTGCCCAACTGGCTGATCGAATTACCGTGATGTATGGAGGCAGCATCGCCGAGGTGGGGCCGGCAGAGAGTATCTTCGAGAGGCCCCTCCATCCCTATACACGGGGCCTCCTCTCTTCCATCCCCAATATCAAGCTCGAGGAACGAAAGCTCACTACCATGCCGGGGAGCCCCCCTGATTTGGTAAATCCACCCCCCGGTTGTGTCTTCCATCCCAGGTGTCCCAGTGCCATGGATATCTGTCGCCGCGAGAAACCCGGCGTTTCAAGAAAAGACGGGCACCTTGTCCGGTGTTGGCTTTACGGGTGA
- a CDS encoding CCA tRNA nucleotidyltransferase: MEILRLLRRHGLIGYVVGGAVRDLLLGNPVSDWDIATNATPERLVRIFPKVIPTGIRHGTVTVLYRGCQCEVTTFRGGRGHDLQDPPRDLPSSRHIEEDLRHRDFTIDAMAYDPLTGTIVDPFGGEGDLKRGVIRGVDNPLDRFMEDGVRTYRAIRLAATLGYRIEEATLEAIPIAIQKTNIPSWERIRDEILRIMKATTPSHAFEMMRHVGLLAIALPELLEGYGKEYGSGGELYHHLLATADAAPPFPLLRLAGLLHDVGMARIPESRRTGSGAEGHEEIGAAMADAVARRLKLSNRQRRYICQLIRSHELPFHRVSGGSGLRRLLSRIDRSLVDDLFALSIADAKASGLSPSGIRRLRYIRERSKKILESNTPLTLSQLAVRGDGVKEILGIEEGVEVGRILHRLLDFVLEDPDKNNPEDLSSLVKRIAKNRSLLLDTEP, from the coding sequence ATGGAAATCCTCCGGCTCCTGCGGCGGCACGGCCTTATCGGCTACGTCGTTGGAGGTGCCGTGAGGGATCTCCTTCTCGGCAACCCTGTTTCTGATTGGGATATAGCCACCAATGCCACTCCGGAGCGGCTTGTCCGGATCTTTCCCAAGGTGATACCCACGGGGATTCGCCACGGCACGGTCACGGTCCTCTACCGAGGCTGTCAATGCGAGGTGACAACCTTCCGGGGTGGCAGAGGCCATGATTTGCAAGATCCACCACGGGATCTCCCCTCGAGCCGGCACATAGAGGAGGACCTCAGGCACAGGGATTTCACTATCGATGCCATGGCCTATGATCCCCTCACAGGGACCATCGTTGATCCTTTTGGAGGAGAGGGGGATCTGAAAAGGGGGGTCATCCGCGGTGTCGACAACCCCCTCGACCGATTCATGGAGGACGGGGTACGGACTTACAGGGCAATACGGTTGGCCGCGACTCTCGGTTATCGGATAGAGGAGGCCACGCTCGAGGCCATTCCCATTGCCATCCAAAAGACGAACATTCCGTCGTGGGAACGAATCCGTGACGAGATCCTGAGAATCATGAAGGCAACGACCCCGTCTCATGCCTTTGAAATGATGAGGCATGTGGGGCTTCTGGCCATTGCCCTCCCCGAGCTTTTGGAGGGATACGGCAAAGAATACGGTTCAGGGGGAGAGCTTTACCATCACCTCCTGGCTACGGCCGACGCGGCCCCTCCCTTCCCTCTACTCCGCTTGGCCGGGCTCCTACACGATGTGGGGATGGCGAGGATACCGGAATCGCGGAGAACCGGGTCCGGTGCTGAAGGCCACGAGGAGATCGGCGCTGCCATGGCGGATGCCGTGGCCAGGCGTCTCAAACTCAGCAATCGCCAGAGGAGATACATCTGCCAGTTGATCAGAAGCCACGAGTTGCCTTTTCACCGGGTGTCGGGAGGGTCTGGGTTACGTCGTCTTCTTTCCCGGATAGACCGCTCCTTGGTGGACGATCTCTTCGCCCTTTCGATAGCCGACGCAAAGGCCTCGGGCCTGAGTCCATCGGGAATCCGAAGGCTGAGGTACATCAGGGAGAGGTCAAAGAAGATACTCGAGTCAAACACGCCGTTAACCCTCTCCCAACTGGCCGTCCGTGGCGACGGTGTAAAGGAGATTCTTGGAATAGAGGAGGGGGTCGAGGTCGGCCGGATCCTCCACCGGTTGCTCGATTTCGTCCTGGAAGACCCGGACAAGAACAATCCCGAGGACCTGTCAAGCCTGGTGAAACGAATCGCCAAGAACCGATCCCTTCTCCTTGACACGGAACCCTAA